A DNA window from Mus caroli chromosome 8, CAROLI_EIJ_v1.1, whole genome shotgun sequence contains the following coding sequences:
- the Ash2l gene encoding set1/Ash2 histone methyltransferase complex subunit ASH2 isoform X3: MDTQAGSVDEENGRQLGEVELQCGICTKWFTADTFGIDTSSCLPFMTNYSFHCNVCHHSGNTYFLRKQANLKEMCLSALANLTWQSRTQDEHPKTMFSKDKDIIPFIDKYWECMTTRQRPGKMTWPNNIVKTMSKERDVFLVKEHPDPGSKDPEEDYPKFGLLDQDLSNIGPAYDNQKQSSAVSASGNLNGGATLGGGIAAGSSGKGRGAKRKQQDGGTTGTTKKARSDPLFSAQRLPPHGYPLEHPFNKDGYRYILAEPDPHAPDPEKLELDCWAGKPIPGDLYRACLYERVLLALHDRAPQLKISDDRLTVVGEKGYSMVRASHGVRKGAWYFEITVDEMPPDTAARLGWSQPLGNLQAPLGYDKFSYSWRSKKGTKFHQSIGKHYSSGYGQGDVLGFYINLPEDTETAKSLPDTYKDKALIKFKSYLYFEEKDFVDKAEKSLKQTPHSEIIFYKNGVNQGVAYRDIFEGVYFPAISLYKSCTVSINFGPSFKYPPKDLTYHPMSDMGWGAVVEHTLADVLYHVETEVDGRRSPPWEP; encoded by the exons ATGGATACCCAGGCGGGCTCTGTGGATGAGGAGAATGGGCGGCAGTTGGGAGAAGTGGAGTTGCAGTGTGGGATATGTACAAAATGGTTCACCGCTGACACCTTTGGAATAGACACGTC GTCATGTCTGCCTTTTATGACCAACTACAGCTTCCATTgcaatgtgtgccaccacagtggGAATACCTACTTTCTCCGGAAGCAAGCAA atttaaaagaaatgtgcCTTAGTGCCTTGGCGAATTTGACGTGGCAGTCTCGAACACAGGATGAACATCCAAAAACCATGTTCTCCAAAGATAAG gaTATTATACCATTTATTGATAAATACTGGGAATGTATGACAACCAGACAGAGACCTGGAAAAATGACTTGGCCCAATAACATTGTCAAAACAATG AGTAAGGAGAGAGATGTGTTCTTGGTAAAGGAACACCCTGACCCAGGAAGCAAAGACCCAGAAGAAGATTATCCCAAGTTTGGACTTTTGGATCAG GATCTTAGTAATATTGGTCCTGCTTATGACAACCAGAAACAAAGCAGTGCTGTGTCTGCTAGTGGGAACCTAAATG GTGGAGCCACTTTGGGAG GGGGGATCGCAGCCGGAAgcagtgggaaaggaagaggagccaAGCGTAAGCAGCAAGATGGAGGGACAACAGGGACCACCAAAAAGGCCAGAAG tGATCCTTTATTTTCTGCTCAGCGTCTCCCTCCTCATGGCTATCCTCTGGAACATCCATTTAACAAAGATGGCTATCGGTATATTCTCGCTGAGCCCGATCCTCATGCCCCCGACCCGGAGAAGCTTGAACTTGACTGCTGGGCGGGAAAACCTATTCCTGGAGACCTTTACAGAGCCTGCTTATATGAACGAGTCTTGTTAGCCCTACATGATCGAG CTCCTCAGTTAAAGATCTCTGATGACCGGCTGACCGTGGTCGGAGAGAAGGGCTACTCCATGGTCCGGGCCTCTCATGGAGTACGCAAAGGGGCCTGGTACTTTGAAATCACTGTGGATGAGATGCCACCAGACACTGCTGCCAGGCTGGGCTGGTCCCAGCCCTTAG GAAACCTCCAAGCTCCCTTAGGCTATGATAAGTTCAGCTATTCTTGGCGGAGCAAGAAGGGCACCAAGTTTCACCAGTCCATTGGCAAGCACTACTCGTCCGGCTACGGGCAAGGGGATGTCCTAGGGTTCTATATCAACCTCCCTGAAGATACAGAGACCGCCAAGTCACTGCCCGACACCTACAAAGATAAG GCTTTGATAAAGTTCAAGAGTTATTtgtattttgaagaaaaagaCTTTGTGGACAAAGCAGAGAAGAGCCTAAAACAGACTCCCCATAGTGAG ataatattttataaaaatggtgTCAATCAGGGTGTGGCTTACAGAGATATTTTTGAAGGAGTTTACTTCCCAGCCATCTCACTGTACAAGAGCTGCACG GTTTCCATTAACTTTGGACCATCCTTCAAATACCCTCCAAAGGATCTCACGTACCACCCT ATGAGTGACATGGGCTGGGGCGCTGTGGTAGAACACACACTGGCTGATGTTTTGTATCACGTGGAGACAGAAGTGGACGGAAGGCGTAGTCCACCCTGGGAACCCTAA
- the Ash2l gene encoding set1/Ash2 histone methyltransferase complex subunit ASH2 isoform X2, giving the protein MAAAGAGPGPGVGAGPGPGAAASATTAEDRETEPVAAGAGEGPSAAPGAEPSSGEAESGDANLVDVSGLETESSNGKDTLEGTGDTSEVMDTQAGSVDEENGRQLGEVELQCGICTKWFTADTFGIDTSSCLPFMTNYSFHCNVCHHSGNTYFLRKQANLKEMCLSALANLTWQSRTQDEHPKTMFSKDKDIIPFIDKYWECMTTRQRPGKMTWPNNIVKTMSKERDVFLVKEHPDPGSKDPEEDYPKFGLLDQDLSNIGPAYDNQKQSSAVSASGNLNGGIAAGSSGKGRGAKRKQQDGGTTGTTKKARSDPLFSAQRLPPHGYPLEHPFNKDGYRYILAEPDPHAPDPEKLELDCWAGKPIPGDLYRACLYERVLLALHDRAPQLKISDDRLTVVGEKGYSMVRASHGVRKGAWYFEITVDEMPPDTAARLGWSQPLGNLQAPLGYDKFSYSWRSKKGTKFHQSIGKHYSSGYGQGDVLGFYINLPEDTETAKSLPDTYKDKALIKFKSYLYFEEKDFVDKAEKSLKQTPHSEIIFYKNGVNQGVAYRDIFEGVYFPAISLYKSCTVSINFGPSFKYPPKDLTYHPMSDMGWGAVVEHTLADVLYHVETEVDGRRSPPWEP; this is encoded by the exons ATGGCGGCGGCTGGAGCGGGTCCTGGTCCAGGAGTCGGCGCCGGCCCTGGTCCCGGAGCCGCTGCGAGTGCCACAACGGCGGAGGACCGGGAGACAGAGCCGGTGGCCGCGGGGGCTGGCGAGGGGCCGTCAGCCGCCCCGGGAGCGGAGCCCAGCTCCGGAGAGGCCGAAAGTGG GGATGCAAACTTGGTTGATGTGAGTGGTCTGGAGACAGAATCTTCTAATGGAAAAGATACTTTG GAAGGTACCGGAGACACTTCAGAAGTGATGGATACCCAGGCGGGCTCTGTGGATGAGGAGAATGGGCGGCAGTTGGGAGAAGTGGAGTTGCAGTGTGGGATATGTACAAAATGGTTCACCGCTGACACCTTTGGAATAGACACGTC GTCATGTCTGCCTTTTATGACCAACTACAGCTTCCATTgcaatgtgtgccaccacagtggGAATACCTACTTTCTCCGGAAGCAAGCAA atttaaaagaaatgtgcCTTAGTGCCTTGGCGAATTTGACGTGGCAGTCTCGAACACAGGATGAACATCCAAAAACCATGTTCTCCAAAGATAAG gaTATTATACCATTTATTGATAAATACTGGGAATGTATGACAACCAGACAGAGACCTGGAAAAATGACTTGGCCCAATAACATTGTCAAAACAATG AGTAAGGAGAGAGATGTGTTCTTGGTAAAGGAACACCCTGACCCAGGAAGCAAAGACCCAGAAGAAGATTATCCCAAGTTTGGACTTTTGGATCAG GATCTTAGTAATATTGGTCCTGCTTATGACAACCAGAAACAAAGCAGTGCTGTGTCTGCTAGTGGGAACCTAAATG GGGGGATCGCAGCCGGAAgcagtgggaaaggaagaggagccaAGCGTAAGCAGCAAGATGGAGGGACAACAGGGACCACCAAAAAGGCCAGAAG tGATCCTTTATTTTCTGCTCAGCGTCTCCCTCCTCATGGCTATCCTCTGGAACATCCATTTAACAAAGATGGCTATCGGTATATTCTCGCTGAGCCCGATCCTCATGCCCCCGACCCGGAGAAGCTTGAACTTGACTGCTGGGCGGGAAAACCTATTCCTGGAGACCTTTACAGAGCCTGCTTATATGAACGAGTCTTGTTAGCCCTACATGATCGAG CTCCTCAGTTAAAGATCTCTGATGACCGGCTGACCGTGGTCGGAGAGAAGGGCTACTCCATGGTCCGGGCCTCTCATGGAGTACGCAAAGGGGCCTGGTACTTTGAAATCACTGTGGATGAGATGCCACCAGACACTGCTGCCAGGCTGGGCTGGTCCCAGCCCTTAG GAAACCTCCAAGCTCCCTTAGGCTATGATAAGTTCAGCTATTCTTGGCGGAGCAAGAAGGGCACCAAGTTTCACCAGTCCATTGGCAAGCACTACTCGTCCGGCTACGGGCAAGGGGATGTCCTAGGGTTCTATATCAACCTCCCTGAAGATACAGAGACCGCCAAGTCACTGCCCGACACCTACAAAGATAAG GCTTTGATAAAGTTCAAGAGTTATTtgtattttgaagaaaaagaCTTTGTGGACAAAGCAGAGAAGAGCCTAAAACAGACTCCCCATAGTGAG ataatattttataaaaatggtgTCAATCAGGGTGTGGCTTACAGAGATATTTTTGAAGGAGTTTACTTCCCAGCCATCTCACTGTACAAGAGCTGCACG GTTTCCATTAACTTTGGACCATCCTTCAAATACCCTCCAAAGGATCTCACGTACCACCCT ATGAGTGACATGGGCTGGGGCGCTGTGGTAGAACACACACTGGCTGATGTTTTGTATCACGTGGAGACAGAAGTGGACGGAAGGCGTAGTCCACCCTGGGAACCCTAA
- the Ash2l gene encoding set1/Ash2 histone methyltransferase complex subunit ASH2 isoform X1 gives MAAAGAGPGPGVGAGPGPGAAASATTAEDRETEPVAAGAGEGPSAAPGAEPSSGEAESGDANLVDVSGLETESSNGKDTLEGTGDTSEVMDTQAGSVDEENGRQLGEVELQCGICTKWFTADTFGIDTSSCLPFMTNYSFHCNVCHHSGNTYFLRKQANLKEMCLSALANLTWQSRTQDEHPKTMFSKDKDIIPFIDKYWECMTTRQRPGKMTWPNNIVKTMSKERDVFLVKEHPDPGSKDPEEDYPKFGLLDQDLSNIGPAYDNQKQSSAVSASGNLNGGATLGGGIAAGSSGKGRGAKRKQQDGGTTGTTKKARSDPLFSAQRLPPHGYPLEHPFNKDGYRYILAEPDPHAPDPEKLELDCWAGKPIPGDLYRACLYERVLLALHDRAPQLKISDDRLTVVGEKGYSMVRASHGVRKGAWYFEITVDEMPPDTAARLGWSQPLGNLQAPLGYDKFSYSWRSKKGTKFHQSIGKHYSSGYGQGDVLGFYINLPEDTETAKSLPDTYKDKALIKFKSYLYFEEKDFVDKAEKSLKQTPHSEIIFYKNGVNQGVAYRDIFEGVYFPAISLYKSCTVSINFGPSFKYPPKDLTYHPMSDMGWGAVVEHTLADVLYHVETEVDGRRSPPWEP, from the exons ATGGCGGCGGCTGGAGCGGGTCCTGGTCCAGGAGTCGGCGCCGGCCCTGGTCCCGGAGCCGCTGCGAGTGCCACAACGGCGGAGGACCGGGAGACAGAGCCGGTGGCCGCGGGGGCTGGCGAGGGGCCGTCAGCCGCCCCGGGAGCGGAGCCCAGCTCCGGAGAGGCCGAAAGTGG GGATGCAAACTTGGTTGATGTGAGTGGTCTGGAGACAGAATCTTCTAATGGAAAAGATACTTTG GAAGGTACCGGAGACACTTCAGAAGTGATGGATACCCAGGCGGGCTCTGTGGATGAGGAGAATGGGCGGCAGTTGGGAGAAGTGGAGTTGCAGTGTGGGATATGTACAAAATGGTTCACCGCTGACACCTTTGGAATAGACACGTC GTCATGTCTGCCTTTTATGACCAACTACAGCTTCCATTgcaatgtgtgccaccacagtggGAATACCTACTTTCTCCGGAAGCAAGCAA atttaaaagaaatgtgcCTTAGTGCCTTGGCGAATTTGACGTGGCAGTCTCGAACACAGGATGAACATCCAAAAACCATGTTCTCCAAAGATAAG gaTATTATACCATTTATTGATAAATACTGGGAATGTATGACAACCAGACAGAGACCTGGAAAAATGACTTGGCCCAATAACATTGTCAAAACAATG AGTAAGGAGAGAGATGTGTTCTTGGTAAAGGAACACCCTGACCCAGGAAGCAAAGACCCAGAAGAAGATTATCCCAAGTTTGGACTTTTGGATCAG GATCTTAGTAATATTGGTCCTGCTTATGACAACCAGAAACAAAGCAGTGCTGTGTCTGCTAGTGGGAACCTAAATG GTGGAGCCACTTTGGGAG GGGGGATCGCAGCCGGAAgcagtgggaaaggaagaggagccaAGCGTAAGCAGCAAGATGGAGGGACAACAGGGACCACCAAAAAGGCCAGAAG tGATCCTTTATTTTCTGCTCAGCGTCTCCCTCCTCATGGCTATCCTCTGGAACATCCATTTAACAAAGATGGCTATCGGTATATTCTCGCTGAGCCCGATCCTCATGCCCCCGACCCGGAGAAGCTTGAACTTGACTGCTGGGCGGGAAAACCTATTCCTGGAGACCTTTACAGAGCCTGCTTATATGAACGAGTCTTGTTAGCCCTACATGATCGAG CTCCTCAGTTAAAGATCTCTGATGACCGGCTGACCGTGGTCGGAGAGAAGGGCTACTCCATGGTCCGGGCCTCTCATGGAGTACGCAAAGGGGCCTGGTACTTTGAAATCACTGTGGATGAGATGCCACCAGACACTGCTGCCAGGCTGGGCTGGTCCCAGCCCTTAG GAAACCTCCAAGCTCCCTTAGGCTATGATAAGTTCAGCTATTCTTGGCGGAGCAAGAAGGGCACCAAGTTTCACCAGTCCATTGGCAAGCACTACTCGTCCGGCTACGGGCAAGGGGATGTCCTAGGGTTCTATATCAACCTCCCTGAAGATACAGAGACCGCCAAGTCACTGCCCGACACCTACAAAGATAAG GCTTTGATAAAGTTCAAGAGTTATTtgtattttgaagaaaaagaCTTTGTGGACAAAGCAGAGAAGAGCCTAAAACAGACTCCCCATAGTGAG ataatattttataaaaatggtgTCAATCAGGGTGTGGCTTACAGAGATATTTTTGAAGGAGTTTACTTCCCAGCCATCTCACTGTACAAGAGCTGCACG GTTTCCATTAACTTTGGACCATCCTTCAAATACCCTCCAAAGGATCTCACGTACCACCCT ATGAGTGACATGGGCTGGGGCGCTGTGGTAGAACACACACTGGCTGATGTTTTGTATCACGTGGAGACAGAAGTGGACGGAAGGCGTAGTCCACCCTGGGAACCCTAA